ATATTACAAATTTTAAGATATCAGATTTAATTCTATTGGTTAGCGGTTAATATTTTCCGTTAAATTTCTTTTCAAAATAATTATACGCCTCATTCAATTTCCTGGTTATTTCCTCAGCTATTTTGCGTTTCTCTTCAGAATGAACGTGTTTATCAGGGTGATATTTCCTGATCAGTTCTTTATAAGATACTTTAATTTCATTGAAGCCAGCACCATATTTCACTTCTAGATTGGCGTAATATTCTGCTTCTTTCTTTAATCCTGGTTCCATTGGCTTTATTGGAGGATGATCAGTCTCTTCAAACGTATCTTTTCCATTTTCTAAATCCTCTTTCAAAAATTTTGTTTTCGGAAGATTTGATTTTAGACTATTGAGAAATCTTTTTATCAACATAAAAAACTGTATTCCAATTTATAAAAAAATATTTACAACGAAAAATCTTAGTTGAATTATACCATTCCCGGACCGTTGTGGTTTGTATAATCTTCATAAGAAGAAAAACAAATGCGAAAAATTCATAAATTGTTTGTTATTTAATCGGGATGAATGCTTAAAAAAAATGTTTTTCAACGGCTAAGTTTATTTGAATTTAATAAAAATGAAAATCAAGCAGGAGATCTATATCACAGTTGATGCTGTTTTATTTGGCTATTCGAGAGAGTCAGGCATTTCAGTACTTCTGATAAAAAGGAAGATAGAGCCTTTTATTCACAAATGGGCGCTTCCGGGAGGTTTTGTGCAGGATAATGAATCTCTTGAGGATGCAGTAATGAGGGAATTGAATGAAGAGGCTGGTGTTAAGATCAATTATCTGGAACAGCTGTATACTTTTGGCAAGCCTGATAGAGATCCCAGAGCACGTGTGGTTTCTGTGGTTTATTTTGGTCTGGTAAAACCTGATTCGTATAAACCCTTAGCAAGTACAGATGCTGAAGATGCTGCTTGGTTCAGCATGGATCATTT
The Sporocytophaga myxococcoides DSM 11118 genome window above contains:
- a CDS encoding J domain-containing protein, producing the protein MKEDLENGKDTFEETDHPPIKPMEPGLKKEAEYYANLEVKYGAGFNEIKVSYKELIRKYHPDKHVHSEEKRKIAEEITRKLNEAYNYFEKKFNGKY
- a CDS encoding NUDIX hydrolase, with the protein product MKIKQEIYITVDAVLFGYSRESGISVLLIKRKIEPFIHKWALPGGFVQDNESLEDAVMRELNEEAGVKINYLEQLYTFGKPDRDPRARVVSVVYFGLVKPDSYKPLASTDAEDAAWFSMDHLPKLAFDHKSIILTALERLRGKITYEPIGFDLLPAKFPFSDLEKLYITVLGRELDRRNFKKKVMNLGIVEELDEKAPVNSAGRPGNLYKFNRDKYQKLKRDGFSFEMNA